GCTGCATCGTGGCCACCGAGGACGAGGCGCTGGTACGGCCGGCGCCTCGGCTGGTGACGCTGTCGCGGGGGCGGCTGACGGCCGCCGCGCGCCGACGGCGACAACCGGCCACCGCTGCTGGTGGCCCGGAGGCCGGGACGGTAGAAGGGAGGGATGACCACGGAGAAGTGTGAGCCGAGTCCGGAACCGGGGGCGACCGCACCGGGTGCGTCGCCGCCCGGCATCGAGGAGATGGTCCGCGCCAACCAGGCCAACTGGGACGCCCGTACCCCCGTGCACGTGGCCAGCGCGTTCTACGGGCTGGACGGCTCGCGGAGCGCCGAGGACTGGTTCGCGCCGTTCGAGTGGGCGGATCTCGGTGAGGTGACGGGCCGGGACGTGCTGCATCTCCAGTGCCATCTGGGCACCGAGACGGCCGCGTTCGCCGGGCGGGGCGCGGCGCACACGGTGGGGCTGGACTTCTCGGCGGCGGCCGTCACCGAGGCCCGGCGGCTGGCCGGCGAGGCGGGCCTGGCGATGGAGTTCGTCCGGGCGGACGTGCACGACGCCGTGGCGGCGCTCGGCGGCCGCCGGTTCGACGTGGTCTACACCGGCAAGGGGGCACTGTGCTACCTGCCGGACCTCACCGCCTGGGCGGGCGTCGTCAACGCGCTGCTCCGGCCCGGCGGAACGTTCTATCTGGTGGAGTTCCACCCGCTGCTCGACGCGCTGGGGCCGGGCCCGAGCCCGGACCCCGAGCGGCAGCAACTCCTTCTGCACCACGACTACTTGGCGGGCCGCGGCCCCCTCCGGAGCGACAGCCCGGCCACCTACACCGACGGTCCTCCCCTCCAGGGGGCGACGACCAGTTACGAGTGGCGGCACGGCCTCGGTGAGGTGATCTCGGCCGTGGTCGGCGCGGGGCTGACCGTCGAGCTGGTACGGGAGACCGAGCTGCTGCCCTGGAAACGGTTCGACTCCATGGTGCGGGCCGAGAACGGCTGGTGGCGACTGCCGCCGTCCGAGCCGATCATTCCGCTGCTGTACGCCCTGCGGGCGGTGAAGCCCGCGGAGCCGTCGGCGGGCTGAGCGGGCCGGCCGGGTGGGCGTCGGCCCGCGGAGCGGAGGAGGTCAGCCGAGCCGCCGGTACACCGTCCGCAGCAGCTGGTCCTTCGCCGGGCCGGTGACCCGCCATTCCAGGTGCCACTCGTCGGCGGTGACGGCGGTGAAGGTGCCCTCGTAGCGGTCCGCGGCGCACGGGTGGACGGCACTCCACCGGCCGGTGGAAAGGTCGAGGTCGTGGAAGGGCCGGCCGTCGGCGAAGTCGACCTCGGCGGTGCCGTCGGGGCGGGGCCGCAGGCGCAGCGTACGGCTCGCCGGGTACGCCGTGCCGTCCCACGTCAGCCGGCCCTCCTCGACGTGCAGCAGCGCCGCGTCCCCCGTCTCCCCCGCCGCGTCCGGCCGGAATGCGGCGGTCCCACGGAAGTCGCCCTGCGTGCCGGTCCGCAGATCACGGACGGTGCGTTCGACGCTCCAGCGTCCGGCGAGGTAGCCGGCGGCATCGGCCACCGGGTACGGCTCCGGCTCCCGTACGCCCCGGTGCGCCGGCTGCGGCGCGGACTCGTTCGACGACATCCCCCCATTCTCCCGCCCCCGCCCGCCGTCACCCCATCGGCCCCGCCCGCGCCGCGTACCGCTCTCCCCCGGCCCCTCGTACCGTGCGGACCCGCAGTGCCGGTCTTACGCTCGGTGGCAGTGACGTCACCGTGGTCCGGCGGCCGTGCGCCGCCGGCCGGGCGCGCGTCGCCACCGCCTCGTACGAGCCCGGAGACCGGAGGCACCACCATGCCGGAGCTGTTCATCGGCGGTCAGTGGACCGCAGCGGCCAACGGGCAGGTGCGGGAGATCCGCTGCCCCGCGGACGGCACCCTGGTCGCGACCGTGGACGAGGGCGGGCCGAAGGACGCCGCCGCGGCGATCAGCGCGGCCCGTACCGCCTTCGACGACGGGCCCTGGCCCGGGACGCCGGCCGCCGAGCGCGGCCGGCTGGTGCTGCGCGTCGCCGAGCTGCTGGAGCGCGACAAGGACGAGCTGGCCAGGGCGGAATCGCTGGACACCGGCAAGCGGCTGGTGGAGAGCGAGTACGACATGGACGACATCGCCGCCTGCTTCCGCTACTTCGGCAATCTGGGCGCGGCCGGCGGCACCGACCGGGTCGTGGACACCGGCATCGCGGAGACGGCCAGCACGGTGCGGCACGAGCCGGTCGGCGTCTGCGCGCTGATCACCCCGTGGAACTACCCGCTGCTGCAGACCGCCTGGAAGGTCGCCCCCGCGGTGGTCACCGGCAACACCTTCATCCTGAAGCCCAGTGAACTGACCCCGCACACCGCCATCCATCTGATGCGGCTGCTGGACGAGGCCGGGCTGCCCGCCGGCGCCGGCAACCTGGTGCTGGGCACCGGCCAGGACGTCGGCGCGCCGCTGACCGAGGACCCCAGGGTGGACATGGTGTCGTTCACCGGCGGGCTGCTCACCGGGCGGCGGATCATGGCGGCGGCCGCGCCCACGGTGAAGAAGATCGCGCTGGAACTGGGCGGCAAGAACCCGAACATCGTCTTCGCGGACGCCGATTTCGACACCGCCGTCGACTACGCGCTGATGGCGATCTTCCTGCACTCGGGCCAGGTCTGCTCGGCGGGCGCCCGCCTCCTCGTCCAGGACGAGCTGCACGACGCGTTCGTCGACGAGCTGGTCACCCGCGCCCAGGGGATCCGGCTCGGCGGGCCGTTCGACGAGCACGCCCGGACCGGACCGCTGATCTCCGCGGCGCACCGCGCGAAGGTCGAGCGGTACGTCGCGGCCGGGCTGGAGGAGGGCGCGGTGCTGCTCTGCGGCGGCGCGGCGCCCGACGACCCGTCGCTGTCGAACGGCTTCTACTACCTGCCGACGGTGCTGGACGAGTGCACCCCGGACATGTCGGTGGTGCGCGACGAGTCGTTCGGCCCGGTGCTGACCGTCGAGCGGTTCCGCGACGAGGACGAGGCGGTCTCGCTCGCCAACGACACGGTGTACGGGCTGGCCGGGGCGGTGTGGACGCAGGACAGCGGGCGTGCGCACCGGGTCGCGCGGCGGCTGCGCGCGGGGACGGTGTGGATCAACGACTTCCACCCGTATGTGCCGCAGGCCGAGTGGGGCGGGATGAAGCAGTCGGGCATCGGGCGGGAGCTGGGCCCCGCCGGGCTGGCGGAGTACCAGGAGGCCAAGCACATCTGGCGCAATACGGAGCCGCGGCCGCAGAGGTGGTTCGAGTGACCGGTCCCGGCACCTCAGGTCCGGACAACGGACACGGGGCTGCCCCCC
The sequence above is a segment of the Streptomyces lydicus genome. Coding sequences within it:
- a CDS encoding class I SAM-dependent methyltransferase, which codes for MTTEKCEPSPEPGATAPGASPPGIEEMVRANQANWDARTPVHVASAFYGLDGSRSAEDWFAPFEWADLGEVTGRDVLHLQCHLGTETAAFAGRGAAHTVGLDFSAAAVTEARRLAGEAGLAMEFVRADVHDAVAALGGRRFDVVYTGKGALCYLPDLTAWAGVVNALLRPGGTFYLVEFHPLLDALGPGPSPDPERQQLLLHHDYLAGRGPLRSDSPATYTDGPPLQGATTSYEWRHGLGEVISAVVGAGLTVELVRETELLPWKRFDSMVRAENGWWRLPPSEPIIPLLYALRAVKPAEPSAG
- a CDS encoding aldehyde dehydrogenase family protein, translated to MPELFIGGQWTAAANGQVREIRCPADGTLVATVDEGGPKDAAAAISAARTAFDDGPWPGTPAAERGRLVLRVAELLERDKDELARAESLDTGKRLVESEYDMDDIAACFRYFGNLGAAGGTDRVVDTGIAETASTVRHEPVGVCALITPWNYPLLQTAWKVAPAVVTGNTFILKPSELTPHTAIHLMRLLDEAGLPAGAGNLVLGTGQDVGAPLTEDPRVDMVSFTGGLLTGRRIMAAAAPTVKKIALELGGKNPNIVFADADFDTAVDYALMAIFLHSGQVCSAGARLLVQDELHDAFVDELVTRAQGIRLGGPFDEHARTGPLISAAHRAKVERYVAAGLEEGAVLLCGGAAPDDPSLSNGFYYLPTVLDECTPDMSVVRDESFGPVLTVERFRDEDEAVSLANDTVYGLAGAVWTQDSGRAHRVARRLRAGTVWINDFHPYVPQAEWGGMKQSGIGRELGPAGLAEYQEAKHIWRNTEPRPQRWFE
- a CDS encoding DUF6314 family protein, encoding MSSNESAPQPAHRGVREPEPYPVADAAGYLAGRWSVERTVRDLRTGTQGDFRGTAAFRPDAAGETGDAALLHVEEGRLTWDGTAYPASRTLRLRPRPDGTAEVDFADGRPFHDLDLSTGRWSAVHPCAADRYEGTFTAVTADEWHLEWRVTGPAKDQLLRTVYRRLG